A genome region from Nocardiopsis exhalans includes the following:
- a CDS encoding bifunctional glycosyltransferase/CDP-glycerol:glycerophosphate glycerophosphotransferase gives MPEPTVVVTFDVTEPHLQNCLDSLARQRDETQGGDAAPDGALRPDIEVVLVPVRTTNGAPRPALAEPGSADQGANGENGENGDNGDEEGTLPDPDAPRPEENDQGDEAVESAREDGLATAAAFAQAPPAGLSVTLLSGEPAPNHPEARSLGGAAATGSHLLFLTGSDALTAYALAYLVRSAADTRSDLVVGNVHQFNELGAAPSKAHRKFGRHRLAEDPRSVPGLVADATLGNRLWRKEFWDSLPDLDIAPEDTDLALGRATLLARAVDVLPAPVLLMRERESAGIPLDSAVLTRRITLMRELSAELTSADREQWHRIRLQGELHRMLLRLDDADEQVRETAIELLNTYLDEVPNALLRGLNVLDRLLLHLVRKRRLADVLEVATFAKSVEIKKATVVRQGLGYYIRYPFFGAKDPDKAVPREIYRLEDEIKVRQKTEDIRWENGRLHISGRFGIRNLRARKRWQQHAIAFVVNTATKRRVRVPVRTRLAAEYRLPDLPDSARHDYGGFTVVVDPRRLRTSGGWVPGEWKVELVVFNRSLARRRIVSSPVAGPPERPGYQSVGDDVWIRPQWNKDKHLVIAVEPARVRVTEHHFDPRTAELSLSGELLSAPAAEATELRLVRRPGTAQLSYPVTIQGGRFDARISGEELFARSLSECGGVIRQEEWDAHLVTDDQRTLPLVLPEDVETTAYDSEGAQQQLAVQRTFTGHLRLRAGRARPVVDRAEWQERVLVLGGDFPSGVDLNIVAKARGRDEEHELTVERSGNRFTARFDPSRIATLSGELSLSTGTYQLWGRVREDPAEKTKGAEGAEVTGADVAGVDVGVEFDDTLIHGLPLETESPERAYTLSYQGRGIPVLQVGTDLRPAERGTFAQRELRETFYPAQRAKEITEGILFDTYTGRQYSDSPQSVYAELRKRDRWADYPMSWLVADGQVRLPDDLTPVRHKGEEYYRELARSRYLVSNSRQPAWFHRHPDQVVVQTWHGSMLKRIGFDVENIRGKSRDYFDKLAWETRQWDYLVSPSPWATPILRSAFRFEGEVLETGYPRNDIFFAPDREAIAERTRRLLGLPEGKKVVLYAPTWRDDKYYTRGKHKLDLHLDLRRMYEKLGDDHVLLVRRHPRVVDSVPIVGEDFVYDVSLYPEIQELFLITDVLVTDYSSMMFDFANTGRPMLFFTYDLESYRDNLRGFYFDFEETAPGPLLTRSDDVIGALLDIDEVAEKSSASYRSFVDQFCPLDDGRASARVVDRVFGKD, from the coding sequence GTGCCCGAACCCACAGTTGTCGTGACGTTCGACGTCACCGAACCACACTTGCAGAACTGCCTCGACTCCCTGGCCCGTCAACGTGACGAGACCCAGGGCGGGGACGCGGCGCCCGACGGTGCCCTACGGCCGGACATCGAGGTCGTCCTCGTCCCGGTCCGCACCACCAACGGCGCCCCGAGACCGGCGCTCGCCGAACCCGGCTCCGCTGATCAGGGAGCCAACGGGGAGAACGGCGAGAACGGCGACAACGGGGACGAGGAGGGAACCCTCCCCGACCCCGACGCGCCCCGCCCCGAGGAGAACGACCAGGGCGACGAGGCCGTCGAGTCCGCCCGCGAGGACGGCCTGGCCACCGCCGCGGCCTTCGCTCAGGCGCCGCCCGCCGGGCTCAGCGTCACCCTGCTGTCCGGCGAACCGGCCCCGAACCACCCCGAGGCGCGTTCCCTGGGTGGTGCCGCGGCCACCGGCAGCCACCTGCTCTTCCTCACCGGCTCCGACGCGCTCACCGCCTACGCCCTGGCCTACCTGGTGCGCAGCGCGGCGGACACCCGCTCGGACCTGGTCGTCGGCAACGTCCACCAGTTCAACGAACTGGGTGCCGCGCCCTCCAAGGCGCACAGGAAGTTCGGCCGCCACCGGCTGGCGGAGGACCCCCGCTCCGTGCCCGGACTGGTGGCCGACGCCACCCTGGGCAACCGGCTCTGGCGCAAGGAGTTCTGGGACTCCCTGCCCGACCTCGACATCGCCCCGGAGGACACCGACCTCGCCCTCGGCCGGGCCACGCTGCTCGCCCGGGCCGTCGACGTCCTGCCCGCACCGGTCCTGCTGATGCGCGAACGCGAGAGCGCGGGCATCCCCCTGGACAGCGCGGTACTCACCCGGCGCATCACTCTCATGCGCGAACTCTCCGCCGAGCTCACCAGCGCCGACCGCGAGCAGTGGCACCGTATCCGCCTCCAGGGCGAACTCCACCGCATGCTCCTACGGCTCGACGACGCCGACGAGCAGGTCCGCGAGACCGCCATCGAGCTGCTGAACACCTACCTCGACGAGGTCCCCAACGCCCTCCTGCGCGGCCTCAACGTGCTGGACCGCCTGCTGCTCCACCTGGTGCGCAAACGGCGCCTGGCCGACGTGCTGGAGGTCGCGACCTTCGCCAAGAGCGTGGAGATCAAGAAAGCCACTGTCGTCCGGCAGGGGCTGGGCTACTACATTCGCTATCCGTTCTTCGGCGCCAAGGACCCGGACAAGGCCGTGCCCCGGGAGATCTACCGCCTCGAGGACGAGATCAAGGTCCGGCAGAAGACCGAGGACATCCGCTGGGAGAACGGCCGCCTGCACATCAGCGGCCGGTTCGGCATCCGCAACCTGCGGGCGCGCAAGCGCTGGCAGCAGCACGCGATCGCCTTCGTGGTCAACACCGCCACCAAGCGCCGCGTCCGCGTCCCGGTGCGTACCCGCCTGGCCGCCGAGTACCGCCTGCCCGACCTGCCCGACTCCGCCCGGCACGACTACGGCGGCTTCACCGTCGTCGTGGACCCGCGCCGCCTGCGCACCTCGGGGGGCTGGGTACCGGGCGAGTGGAAGGTCGAGCTCGTGGTGTTCAACCGCAGCCTGGCCCGGCGCCGCATCGTGTCCAGTCCGGTGGCCGGGCCGCCCGAGCGCCCCGGCTACCAGAGCGTGGGCGACGACGTGTGGATCCGCCCGCAGTGGAACAAGGACAAGCACCTGGTCATCGCGGTCGAACCGGCGCGCGTACGGGTCACCGAGCACCACTTCGACCCCCGGACCGCTGAACTGTCCCTGAGCGGCGAGCTGCTGTCCGCGCCCGCGGCCGAGGCCACCGAGCTCCGGCTGGTCCGGCGCCCGGGCACGGCCCAGCTCAGCTACCCGGTCACCATCCAGGGCGGCCGCTTCGACGCCAGGATCAGCGGTGAGGAGCTCTTCGCCCGCAGCCTCAGCGAGTGCGGCGGGGTGATCCGGCAGGAGGAGTGGGACGCCCACCTGGTCACCGACGACCAGCGCACCCTCCCGCTCGTTCTGCCCGAGGACGTCGAGACCACCGCCTACGACTCCGAGGGCGCCCAGCAGCAGCTGGCCGTCCAGCGCACCTTCACCGGCCACCTCAGGCTGCGCGCGGGTCGGGCCCGGCCGGTGGTCGACCGCGCCGAGTGGCAGGAGCGCGTCCTGGTCCTGGGCGGGGACTTCCCCTCCGGTGTGGACCTGAACATCGTCGCCAAGGCGCGGGGCCGGGACGAGGAGCACGAACTCACCGTGGAGCGTTCCGGAAACCGCTTCACGGCCCGGTTCGACCCCTCCCGCATCGCCACCCTGTCCGGTGAGCTCTCCCTGTCGACCGGCACCTACCAGCTGTGGGGCCGGGTCAGGGAGGATCCCGCCGAGAAGACCAAGGGAGCGGAGGGCGCCGAGGTAACCGGCGCGGACGTGGCCGGCGTGGACGTGGGTGTGGAGTTCGACGACACCCTCATCCACGGGCTGCCGCTGGAGACCGAGAGCCCCGAGCGCGCCTACACGCTCTCCTACCAGGGGCGCGGCATCCCGGTGCTGCAGGTCGGTACCGACCTGCGCCCCGCCGAGCGCGGCACCTTCGCCCAGCGCGAGCTCCGGGAGACCTTCTACCCGGCCCAGCGGGCGAAGGAGATCACCGAGGGCATCCTCTTCGACACCTACACCGGGCGCCAGTACTCCGACAGCCCGCAGAGCGTCTACGCCGAGCTGCGCAAGCGGGACAGGTGGGCCGACTACCCGATGTCATGGCTGGTCGCCGACGGGCAGGTCCGACTGCCGGACGACCTCACCCCGGTTCGGCACAAGGGCGAGGAGTACTACCGGGAACTGGCCCGCAGCCGGTACCTGGTGAGCAACTCCCGCCAGCCCGCGTGGTTCCACCGCCACCCGGACCAGGTGGTCGTGCAGACCTGGCACGGGTCGATGCTCAAGCGGATCGGCTTCGACGTGGAGAACATCCGCGGCAAGTCGCGCGACTACTTCGACAAGCTCGCGTGGGAGACCCGGCAGTGGGACTACCTGGTCTCGCCGAGCCCCTGGGCGACTCCGATCCTGCGCAGCGCCTTCAGGTTCGAGGGCGAGGTCCTGGAGACCGGTTACCCGCGCAACGACATCTTCTTCGCACCGGACCGCGAGGCGATCGCCGAACGCACCCGGCGCCTGCTCGGCCTGCCCGAGGGCAAGAAGGTGGTGCTGTACGCGCCCACCTGGCGCGACGACAAGTACTACACGCGCGGCAAGCACAAGCTTGATCTGCACCTGGACCTGCGCCGGATGTACGAGAAGCTCGGTGACGACCACGTGCTGCTGGTGCGCCGCCACCCGCGCGTGGTGGACAGCGTCCCGATCGTGGGGGAGGACTTCGTCTACGACGTGTCCCTGTACCCGGAGATCCAGGAGCTCTTCCTGATCACCGACGTGCTCGTCACGGACTACTCGTCGATGATGTTCGACTTCGCCAACACCGGTCGGCCCATGCTCTTCTTCACCTACGACCTGGAGAGCTACCGGGACAACCTGCGCGGGTTCTACTTCGACTTCGAGGAGACCGCGCCGGGGCCGCTGCTGACCCGCTCGGACGACGTCATCGGTGCCCTGCTGGACATCGACGAGGTCGCGGAGAAGAGCAGCGCCTCGTATCGGTCCTTCGTGGACCAGTTCTGCCCCCTGGACGACGGCCGCGCGTCGGCCAGGGTCGTGGACCGGGTCTTCGGCAAGGACTAG
- a CDS encoding antibiotic biosynthesis monooxygenase family protein gives MIVITRYSVPEADTEAFRTDADAAVEVLSQRPGFRCHRIGRAADEPTLWTVVTEWDGAGYYRRALSNFDVKVTAVPLLSRAIDEPTAFEILASGDTSADAPS, from the coding sequence GTGATCGTCATCACCCGATACTCCGTGCCCGAGGCCGATACCGAGGCCTTCCGAACCGACGCCGACGCCGCAGTGGAGGTCCTCTCCCAGCGTCCGGGCTTCCGATGCCACCGCATCGGACGCGCCGCCGACGAACCCACGCTGTGGACCGTGGTCACCGAATGGGACGGCGCCGGCTACTACCGACGGGCCCTGTCGAACTTCGACGTCAAGGTCACCGCGGTGCCGCTGCTCTCCCGGGCCATCGACGAGCCCACCGCGTTCGAGATCCTCGCCAGCGGTGACACCAGCGCAGACGCTCCCTCCTGA
- a CDS encoding glycine--tRNA ligase, with translation MAAKSEAMDALVNLAKRRGLVYPSSEIYGGLRAAWDYGPLGVELKNNVKRQWWRSMVQERDDIVGLDSSVILAREVWEASGHVKEFVDPLTECQSCHKRFRADHLIEAYAEKHGKEPEEGLAAIACPNCGSKASFTEPRMFNGLLRTYLGPVQDEKGLAYLRPETAQGIFINYKNVEQSARRKVPFGIGQIGKSFRNEITPGNFIFRTREFEQMEMEFFCKPGTDEEWHQYWIDQRHQWYLDLGIAKDNLRVYEHPQDKLSHYSKRTVDLEYRFGFQGSEWGELEGVANRTDFDLRTHAEASGVDLSYFDQENNERYIPYVIEPAAGVDRAVLTFMLDAYNVDEAPNAKGKLEKRAVMRLDPRLSPVKAAVLPLSRNTDLSPKARDLAALLRKRWNVEFDDAGAIGRRYRRQDEIGTPFCVTVDFDTLEDNAVTVRERDTMSQERVSLDRVEMYLLERLPGC, from the coding sequence ATGGCCGCCAAGTCAGAGGCAATGGACGCACTGGTCAACCTCGCCAAACGCCGAGGTCTGGTCTACCCCTCCAGTGAGATCTACGGAGGTCTGCGCGCCGCCTGGGACTACGGCCCCCTTGGCGTGGAGCTGAAGAACAACGTCAAGCGTCAGTGGTGGCGTTCGATGGTGCAGGAGCGGGACGACATCGTCGGCCTGGACTCCAGCGTGATCCTGGCCCGCGAGGTCTGGGAGGCCTCCGGCCACGTCAAGGAGTTCGTGGACCCGCTCACCGAGTGCCAGTCCTGCCACAAGCGCTTCCGTGCGGACCACCTCATCGAGGCCTACGCGGAGAAGCACGGCAAGGAGCCGGAGGAGGGCCTGGCGGCTATCGCCTGCCCCAACTGCGGTTCCAAGGCCTCCTTCACCGAGCCGCGCATGTTCAACGGCCTTCTGCGCACCTACCTGGGCCCGGTCCAGGACGAGAAGGGCCTCGCCTACCTGCGTCCGGAGACGGCGCAGGGCATCTTCATCAACTACAAGAACGTCGAGCAGAGCGCCCGCCGCAAGGTTCCCTTCGGTATCGGCCAGATCGGCAAGTCGTTCCGTAACGAGATCACCCCGGGCAACTTCATCTTCCGGACCCGCGAGTTCGAGCAGATGGAGATGGAGTTCTTCTGCAAGCCCGGTACCGATGAGGAATGGCACCAGTACTGGATCGACCAGCGCCACCAGTGGTACCTGGACCTGGGCATCGCCAAGGACAACCTGCGCGTGTACGAGCACCCGCAGGACAAGCTGTCCCACTACTCCAAGCGGACCGTGGACCTGGAGTACCGCTTCGGCTTCCAGGGCAGCGAGTGGGGTGAGCTCGAGGGTGTGGCCAACCGCACCGACTTCGACCTCCGCACGCACGCCGAGGCGTCGGGCGTCGACCTGTCGTACTTCGACCAGGAGAACAACGAGCGCTACATCCCGTACGTCATCGAGCCCGCGGCCGGTGTCGACCGGGCGGTGCTCACGTTCATGCTGGACGCGTACAACGTCGACGAGGCGCCCAACGCCAAGGGCAAGCTGGAGAAGCGCGCCGTGATGCGCCTGGACCCGCGCCTGTCCCCGGTCAAGGCCGCCGTCCTGCCGCTGTCGCGCAACACCGACCTCTCGCCCAAGGCCCGCGACCTCGCCGCCCTGCTGCGCAAGCGCTGGAACGTGGAGTTCGACGACGCCGGCGCGATCGGCCGCCGCTACCGCCGCCAGGACGAGATCGGTACGCCGTTCTGCGTGACGGTGGACTTCGACACGCTTGAGGACAACGCGGTGACCGTGCGCGAGCGCGACACCATGTCGCAGGAGCGCGTGTCCCTGGACCGCGTCGAGATGTACCTGTTGGAGCGCCTCCCCGGCTGCTAG